One segment of Neobacillus endophyticus DNA contains the following:
- the solA gene encoding N-methyl-L-tryptophan oxidase — MKKNVEVVIVGAGSMGMAAGYYLSKLGMKVLLIDAHNPPHDKGSHHGETRIIRHAYGEGSQYVPLVLRAQQLWDQLEQESDMKLFLHTGVLCAGDPKSSFVKGAVDSGRKYTLPIEHLSKEEIEYRWRGFSLPEGFSGCYEPNSGVLFSEQCIAAFRKLGLENGMTYLPFTKVEKIEMNANGAVIQTDLETYFADFTIVSAGAWSGKILKQTGLDLPLRPVRKTVSWVECSQELYDSQVFPAYTFDLLDAHYYGFPSINGSGVKVGRHDGGQPIDPDVQISPYGQSDEEEIRSFLHKCLPNANGPLRKGSTCKYTLTPDEDFILDRHPEHQHLFIAAGFSGHGFKFSSVVGEIISQVITEGKTPFDLSSFKINR, encoded by the coding sequence TTGAAAAAGAATGTTGAAGTTGTGATCGTTGGTGCTGGGTCGATGGGTATGGCCGCTGGATATTATTTATCAAAACTAGGAATGAAAGTCCTGCTTATTGACGCTCATAATCCACCGCACGACAAAGGGAGCCATCATGGTGAGACACGGATAATCCGGCACGCTTACGGTGAAGGAAGTCAATATGTTCCCCTTGTATTAAGAGCGCAGCAGCTATGGGACCAGCTGGAACAGGAGTCGGACATGAAGCTTTTTTTACATACTGGGGTACTTTGTGCAGGAGATCCGAAATCATCTTTTGTTAAGGGGGCAGTTGACAGCGGAAGAAAGTATACTTTGCCCATCGAACATTTATCAAAAGAAGAAATAGAATATCGCTGGCGGGGGTTTTCTCTTCCGGAAGGCTTCAGCGGTTGTTATGAGCCGAATTCTGGCGTGTTATTTAGTGAACAATGTATTGCTGCATTTCGAAAATTAGGGTTAGAGAACGGAATGACATACCTCCCCTTTACGAAGGTAGAAAAGATTGAAATGAATGCGAATGGAGCCGTCATTCAAACTGATCTTGAAACCTATTTTGCGGATTTTACGATCGTTAGTGCGGGTGCATGGTCCGGTAAAATACTGAAACAAACAGGATTGGATTTACCGCTTCGGCCTGTTAGGAAGACGGTTTCATGGGTTGAATGCTCGCAGGAATTATATGATTCACAAGTTTTTCCTGCCTATACATTTGATTTACTGGATGCCCACTATTATGGGTTTCCAAGTATAAATGGCAGTGGGGTAAAAGTAGGAAGGCATGATGGCGGCCAGCCGATTGATCCTGATGTTCAAATCAGTCCTTATGGTCAATCTGATGAGGAGGAAATCCGGTCATTTTTACATAAATGTTTGCCAAACGCAAATGGACCTTTACGAAAAGGGAGCACATGCAAATATACCTTAACACCGGATGAAGATTTTATTTTAGATCGCCATCCAGAGCACCAGCATCTTTTTATTGCTGCGGGTTTTTCGGGTCACGGCTTTAAATTTTCGAGTGTGGTAGGGGAAATCATCAGTCAGGTGATTACAGAAGGAAAGACACCA